One Vibrio sp. 16 genomic window carries:
- the mlaC gene encoding phospholipid-binding protein MlaC has product MLKKLVLTFIGIVFASNVMAAEIDKTQPYQMMKQVAEVAFARLKAEQPKVQQDPDYLKVIVEEEMMPYVNEQYAALKLLGPNLKGAKREDVATFIHSFRAYLVTSYAQVLTQYTDQEVAFEPEPKLDASKSITGIKVEIIDSPRPNIKLEFKLRKDKKTGEWKAFDMIAEGISLLSSKQSEWSSKLRQDGILVVAEELEQLAKQPIRFESQQQ; this is encoded by the coding sequence ATGTTGAAAAAGTTAGTACTCACTTTTATTGGTATTGTTTTCGCGTCCAATGTCATGGCAGCTGAAATCGATAAAACTCAGCCATATCAAATGATGAAGCAAGTGGCTGAAGTAGCATTCGCGCGCTTGAAAGCAGAGCAGCCGAAAGTTCAGCAAGACCCAGACTATCTAAAGGTGATCGTTGAAGAAGAGATGATGCCTTACGTCAATGAGCAATACGCTGCATTGAAGTTGCTAGGTCCCAACTTGAAAGGGGCGAAGCGAGAGGATGTTGCGACATTTATCCACTCTTTCCGCGCTTATCTGGTGACGTCTTACGCGCAAGTCTTGACGCAATATACCGATCAAGAGGTAGCCTTTGAACCAGAGCCTAAGCTTGATGCAAGTAAAAGTATTACTGGTATTAAAGTAGAGATCATCGACTCGCCTCGCCCGAACATCAAACTGGAGTTCAAACTTCGAAAGGATAAGAAAACCGGTGAGTGGAAAGCATTCGATATGATTGCTGAGGGAATCAGCTTGCTCTCAAGTAAGCAGTCGGAGTGGAGCAGCAAGTTGCGTCAAGATGGCATTCTAGTGGTGGCTGAAGAACTTGAGCAATTGGCGAAGCAACCTATTCGTTTTGAGAGCCAGCAGCAATGA
- a CDS encoding STAS domain-containing protein → MSQQQWRCVAEDRYVLSGALDRESVPLLWEQLKQWDVTANEIELSLEQVKRVDSAGMVMLIHLLEHAKKQNCHIMLSFVPKQLKTLFQLSNVEQHLDGHLKN, encoded by the coding sequence ATGAGCCAGCAGCAATGGCGGTGTGTCGCGGAAGACAGGTATGTGCTATCAGGCGCACTTGATAGAGAGTCTGTGCCGCTGCTCTGGGAACAGTTGAAACAGTGGGATGTCACGGCAAATGAAATTGAGCTCTCATTGGAGCAAGTAAAACGTGTCGATTCTGCTGGAATGGTGATGTTAATTCACCTATTAGAGCATGCAAAAAAACAAAACTGTCATATAATGCTCAGCTTCGTGCCAAAACAACTGAAAACCTTATTTCAGTTAAGTAATGTCGAACAACATCTCGACGGGCATTTAAAGAATTAA
- the ibaG gene encoding BolA family iron metabolism protein IbaG — MDSAKVQQILEQALNLEEIMVKGEGSHYEVIAVDASFDGMSRVKKQQLIYAPLMEYIQRNDIHAVSIKAFTPDEWARDKKLMSL; from the coding sequence GTGGATAGCGCAAAAGTACAACAGATTTTAGAACAAGCTCTAAACCTAGAAGAGATCATGGTTAAAGGTGAAGGAAGCCATTACGAAGTGATTGCTGTTGATGCTAGTTTCGATGGAATGAGCCGCGTTAAGAAACAACAACTCATTTATGCACCGCTGATGGAATATATCCAAAGAAATGACATTCACGCAGTCTCTATTAAAGCTTTCACTCCTGATGAGTGGGCTCGTGATAAGAAGTTGATGTCACTGTAA